A region from the Bactrocera dorsalis isolate Fly_Bdor chromosome 1, ASM2337382v1, whole genome shotgun sequence genome encodes:
- the LOC125775416 gene encoding uncharacterized protein LOC125775416, translated as MLNTIKKDEDTITEIMINLQNRIRLIKEELINIKHAIQWAKQNIINSILLSIDEVKFSINKLKEEQMPFKTAEEALKFSKINVLSKDMTILYMIIIPLTFYETFKKIIIRPVKKEINYVMKTDYKEILKGKNKIYGIKNECENFNEIAIYKEINLIDLSKDDCISRIVNNLNSTCTITNGNHVPTIEETKTGIILLNKLNGKIEADGETKEINGTHVIIFYNSTIKINNQIFSKFEAKTIEAIPAIFQPAPTEKERIELLSLGALKELHLTNIKRINSLKKATLSIGSLISVALTTTIIIFILLRKKKIEIQYIEKEIIRPNMSQIDTLPEETHNIPNYIKFNDLPFY; from the coding sequence atgttaaataccATAAAAAAGGACGAAGACACTATAACAGAAATTAtgataaatttacaaaacagaATAAGATTGATCAAAgaagaattaataaatataaaacatgcCATCCAatgggcaaaacaaaatataataaactcaATACTTTTAAGCATTGATGAagttaaattttctattaataaaCTAAAGGAGGAACAAATGCCTTTTAAAACTGCCGAAGAGGCACTGAAATTCTCAAAGATAAATGTACTAAGCAAAGATATGACGATTTTATATATGATAATAATTCCGTTAACCTTTtatgaaacatttaaaaaaataattataagaccTGTAAAGAAAGAAATCAATTATGTAATGAAAACGGACTATAAAGAAATtcttaaaggaaaaaataaaatatacggaattaaaaatgaatgtgaaaattttaacgaaatagcaatttataaagaaattaatctAATAGATCTAAGTAAAGACGATTGTATAAGTAGAATAGTAAATAACTTAAATTCCACATGTACCATAACAAACGGGAATCACGTCCCCACAATCGAAGAAACAAAAACTGGAATAATATTGCTGAATAAATTGAATGGAAAAATAGAAGCCGATGGGGAAACTAAAGAAATAAATGGAACACAtgtcataatattttacaactcaacaatcaaaattaacaatcaaatatttagcaaattcGAAGCAAAAACAATTGAAGCCATTCCCGCAATTTTTCAACCAGCCCCAACAGAAAAAGAACGTATTGAATTGCTATCATTGGGAGCTTTAAAAGAATTACACCTCACCAACATCAAGCGGATAAATTCTCTTAAGAAAGCTACACTATCTATTGGCAGCCTGATATCGGTAGCTTTAACTACCaccataataatttttatcttattaCGGAAAAAGAAGattgaaatacaatatatagaaAAGGAGATAATAAGACCTAACATGAGTCAAATAGATACCCTTCCAGAAGAAACTCATAATATtccaaattatataaaatttaacgaTCTACCTTTCTATTGA